From the genome of Pseudarthrobacter sp. NIBRBAC000502772:
TGGATGCTGTGAGATCGTCCACGGCCGTTTCCAGGTGGCGTTTGATGGCTTTGTGGAGTGCTTCCTTGTCCCCGCTTTCGAGCAGATCCAGCAGGATCTGGTGTTCCTGCACCAGGACGTCTATCCGCGGGTAGGCGACGGCCAGGTTCAGGATGCACATCCTGGATTCGGCTGCGAGGGTTTCGTAGATCCGGATCAGCCGGGAGTTGCCCGCACCGGCCACGAAGGAGGTGTGGAATTCCATATCGAGCCGGGCAATCGCCTGCCAGTCCGAAACAGCAACCTGCTTGGCCATGTCACTGATGATGGCCTGCAGTTCGCGGCATGTGTCGTTGACCTGCTGCTGGCCGGCATCGAGCAGCGCGTCAGCGGCAGTTGATTCCACCGCCTGGCGGACTGCGTAGATCTCCCTGATGTCATCGGTAGCGAGTTCAAGGACGAAGACGCCCCTGTTACGGCGGCTGACCAGGATTCCCTCCTGGCACAGCCGCTGCAACGCCTCACGGACCGGGCCCCTGGATGTGTGTAGCTGGCTTGCCAGGACAGATTCATTGATCTGGTCTCCCGGACGGAACGTACCCTGAACGATTTGTTCACGCAGCTGATCAGCGATCAGCTGCGCCGTAGGCCTTCCCTCCAGTGCAAAGAGCCCTTCCGGTGCCGCCATGGATGTCCCCCTCATTTCCTTCATTGCTTACTGCTATTTCCTAGATGGCTATTGCGGTGTATTTGTACTCAAGGAATTCTTCGATGCCGATCTTGCCGCCTTCGCGGCCCAGCCCCGACTGCTTGATGCCGCCGAATGGTGCCGCGGGATTGGAGACAACGCCGGTGTTAATGCCGACCATGCCTACTTCGAGTTCTTGGGAGAAGCGAAGGGCCTTGCCCATGTTTTCGGTGAAGACGTAGCCGACCAGGCCCCATTCGGTGTCGTTGGCGAGTCGGAGTACTTCGTCTTCGCTGTCGAAGGGGGTGATGGCTGCTACGGGTCCGAAGATTTCGGTGTTCATCAGTTCGGAGTCGATGGAGACGTCGGTCAGGACGGTAGGCGTGTAGAAGTAGCCCGGACCTTCCGGGCGGGTTCCGCCGGTGAGGATGCGTGCGCCCTTGGAGACGGCGTCGGCCACGAGGCTTTCGACCTTGTCCAGGCCTTTCTGTTCGATCAGGGGCCCGACTTCGGTTCCGGCCAGGGCGCCGTTGCCTACCTGCAGTTCGGAGATCTTTTTGGCGAACTTTTCGCTGAATTCACCGACGACTGTCCGGTGTACGTAGAAGCGGTTGGCCGCGGTGCAGGCTTCGCCCATGTTCCGCATTTTGGCTTTCATGGCGCCGTCGACGGCCTTTTCGATGTCTGCGTCAGCCAGGACGATGAAGGGGGCGTTTCCGCCCAGTTCCATCGAGGAGCGCATGACATTGTCTGCAGCCTGGCGCAGGAGGATCTTGCCCACCTGGGTGGAGCCGGTGAAGCTGATCTTCCGGGCTATGCCGCTGCCGGTCCAGGTTTCCACGACGGCGGAGGCGCTGGAGGTGGTGACGACGTTCAGGACGCCGTCGGGAAGGCCAGCCTCCCGGAAGATTTGCACCAGGGCGAGGGAGGTCAGCGGTGTCAGCTCGGCAGGCTTGAAGACCATGGTGCAGCCGGCTGCGATGGCGGGCGCAATCTTGCGGGCGCCCATGGCCAGCGGGAAGTTCCACGGGGTGACCAGCACGCAGGGGCCGATCGGTTCCTTGGTGATCATGATCCGGGTGTTGCCGTCGACCGAGGTGGTGTTGTC
Proteins encoded in this window:
- a CDS encoding GntR family transcriptional regulator translates to MAAPEGLFALEGRPTAQLIADQLREQIVQGTFRPGDQINESVLASQLHTSRGPVREALQRLCQEGILVSRRNRGVFVLELATDDIREIYAVRQAVESTAADALLDAGQQQVNDTCRELQAIISDMAKQVAVSDWQAIARLDMEFHTSFVAGAGNSRLIRIYETLAAESRMCILNLAVAYPRIDVLVQEHQILLDLLESGDKEALHKAIKRHLETAVDDLTASSRGSDVTG
- a CDS encoding NAD-dependent succinate-semialdehyde dehydrogenase codes for the protein MSSSFDPSGLHTELFIDGAWQKAASGATFPVENPATHEIIAHVADGGPEEARAAIEAAGRAQAAWGKSTPRERADILRRAFELVIANTDHLAAIMTAEMGKPLAEARGEVAYGAEMLRWFSEEAVRIGGDNTTSVDGNTRIMITKEPIGPCVLVTPWNFPLAMGARKIAPAIAAGCTMVFKPAELTPLTSLALVQIFREAGLPDGVLNVVTTSSASAVVETWTGSGIARKISFTGSTQVGKILLRQAADNVMRSSMELGGNAPFIVLADADIEKAVDGAMKAKMRNMGEACTAANRFYVHRTVVGEFSEKFAKKISELQVGNGALAGTEVGPLIEQKGLDKVESLVADAVSKGARILTGGTRPEGPGYFYTPTVLTDVSIDSELMNTEIFGPVAAITPFDSEDEVLRLANDTEWGLVGYVFTENMGKALRFSQELEVGMVGINTGVVSNPAAPFGGIKQSGLGREGGKIGIEEFLEYKYTAIAI